TTTTTTGCGCTGGATTGACACGGCCACGGGCGCGGCCTGACGCGGCTTCATCAAAACTGTTGACGGCTTAAAAAAATCGGTCAAAGCAGAGCGCAACATTAATATGAAGGAAGTAGTGTTTCGTGCGTTTTCATATCTTGACTTTTGGTTGCCAAATGAACGTGGCCGACTCCGATTGGCTGCGACAAGTGCTTGAGGCCCGGGGGTGGATTTCGGTCCGGGAAGAAGAAGCCCAGGTTTTTCTGGTCACCACCTGTAGCGTCCGGGAAAAGCCGGAACAGAAGGTCTATTCCCTGCTTGGCCGCCTGAAGGACTACGTGGATCGTGACCCCTCTGTCTTTGTTGGCGTCGGCGGCTGCGTGGCCCAGCAGATTGGCGAGGATTTTTGGCGTCGTTTTCCGTTTGTGCGTTTGGTTTTTGGAACCGACGGCATCGCCATGGTTCCCGAGGCCCTGGACCGTCTGGTGGAGGATCCAGAGCAACGGATCAGTTTGCTTGATTTTTTGGGCCATTACCCGGAGCGCGAAGTGGTTGAGACGGGCACGGTGAGCGCCCAGGCCTTCGTGAATATCATGCAGGGTTGCGATAATTTTTGCGCGTATTGCATCGTGCCATACACGCGAGGGCGTCAGAAATCCCGCGCATCCGACGCCGTGGTGGCCGAGTGCGAGTCCCTGGTTCGTCGTGGCGCGCGCGAGTTGACCCTGTTGGGACAGAATGTGAACAGTTATGGCCAGGATACCCACGGTGACGGGACATCCTTTGCCGGCCTGCTGGAGCGGGTCGCGGGCATCCCCGGCCTGGATCGGCTCAAGTTCACGACTTCCCATCCCAAGGACATCGCGCCCGAGGTGGTGGCGGCCTTCGAGCATTTGCCCAATTTATGCCCGCAGCTTCACCTGCCCTTTCAGTCCGGGTCCGATGCCGTGCTCCGGACCATGGGTCGCAAGTACACGCGCCAACGCTACTTGGATATTATCCACGCCCTTCGGACCGCGTGTCCGCGCATCGCCCTGACCACGGATATCATTGTCGGGTTTCCGGGCGAAACAGAGCAGGATTTCGAGGACACCCTTTCGCTCATGCGCGAGGTGCGTTTTGTGTCCAGTTTTTCCTTCAAGTATTCTGATCGGCCAGGCGTGCGGGCGGAAAGAATGCCCTCCAAAATTTCGGAAGAGGATAAATCGCGCCGGTTGCGGGTTTTGCAGGATTTGCAAAACCGCATCACCGAGGAAGAGTTGGCCGCCGTGGTCGGCACCGAAGTCACTGTATTGGTGGAGGGCCGGAGCAAGATGCAGGACGGTGGCGCTGTCTCGTGGCGAGGTCGGGACGAAGGCGGGCGTATCGTCAATTTTTCATGGTCCGGGCCTGCGTTGACGGGCAAGATGGTCCACGTGACCATCATGGCATCCAAGAAACATTCGCTTTTGGGCGAAATTCGAGGTGAACCGTGGTAGATATGGTTGTGTTTGGGTTGGCATTGGACGAGGATTCCCAGATGCCGATTCTGATTCTGAAAGACAAGGAAGAGGATGTTATTTTTCCAATCTGGATTGGAGCCATGGAGGCCATGTCCATTTCCATGGCGTTAAATAAGGTTGCCGTGCCCCGGCCCATGACTCATGACTTGATTTTGTCCATCTTGGACAAACTCGGGGCTTCGCTGGAATGCGTCGAGATCGTCTCGATCCACGAGGGTACGTATTATGCCGAACTGGTGGCCCGAACCGAGTCTGGCCAGAAGCGGATCGACTGCCGACCTTCGGATTCCATTGCCCTGGCCCTGCGGGCCGAGGTGCCCATCCGGGTTTCCCGAGAGGTAATCGCCTTGAACCAGACTCTGCAAAAAGGTGTTTTTCAAGAGGTGGTCAAGGGTGGAGACAGCGAAAAATGGACCGAGATCCTTTCCAAGTACAGTCTGGATGACATCAAGTACAAGATGTAGCCGTGATTGATCTGCATGCCCATACCGTATTCAGCGACGGGGAACTGATCCCGGCCGAATTGGCCCGGCGGGCCAAGGCGGTTGGGTATCGAGCCATCGCCTTCACGGATCACGCCGATATTTCCAACCTTGATTTCGTGTTGCCCCGTCTGGTGGCCGCTGCGCGTGAATACTCGGTGTATATGGACATGCATATCTTGGCCGGGGTGGAATTGACCCACGTTCCGCCAGCGCTCATTGCCCAGGAAGTGTCCCGGGCCCGAGCCCTTGGCGCGGATCTGGTCGTGGTTCATGGCGAGACCCTGGTCGAGCCCGTGGACCGTGGTACCAATTTGGCGGCCATCGAGGCCGGGGCGGACATTCTCGCCCATCCCGGATTGATCACCGTCGAGGAAACGAGCCTGGCCGCTTCCCGGGGAGTTTTACTGGAGGTGACCTCCCGAGCGGGTCACGGGTATACCAATGGACATGTCGTGAATTTGGCTCGGGAACATGGCGCGCGTGTCGTGGTCAACAATGACGCCCACGCTCCTCGGGATCTGGTTGATCCGGAATTACGGCGAAAGATCGCCTTGGGAGCCGGAATGACAGAAAAAGAATATCAATTCGCGAATGAGGCTGCCTGGGCTCTTGTGTCTCGTGGGCTTTCGCTATAAGTGAATCCGATTTTTTTATTTATGACCCAAATTTTATCGTAACGGGGTGAATTATATGGAAGCAGTGCCGCAGATGGGAGTTGTTCAATCGGTGAACGTCACGCAGGGCATGGATCCGGGGGCACTGGCAGCCGCAACACAGTTGGCCGGGACTCCCCAGCTTGGTTTTTGGGACATGGTCGCCAACGCCACCCCCGTGGTGCAGGGCGTCATGGGCATGTTGGCCATTATGTCCCTGATCAGCTGGTCCATTATTTTTTTCAAGATTTTTCAAATTCATATTGCCAGACGTCGGGCGACGCATGAGCGGGCTTTGTTTCAGAATGCGACCAACTTGGCCGACGGCGTGCAATCCTTGCGCGAGCAGGGAAGTTCCGCTCTGTACCCCATCGCCAAGCGCGGGCTGGTGGAATTTCGGCGGCTGGAACAGTCCGTTATCCATCCCAATCTCAAGTTTCGCGTGGCCGGCGACAACTTGCGCCGCGTGCTGGAGCAGGGCGTGAGCGAGTCCTTGAGCGACATGTCCAAGTCCTTGCCGTTTTTGGCCACCTGCGCCAGCTCGGCTCCATTCATCGGTCTGTTCGGAACTGTCTGGGGTATCATGAATTCCTTCCATTCCATTGGTCAGATGAAAACCGCGGCCTTGGCGGCTGTCGCGCCTGGAATTTCCGAGGCTCTCGTGGCCACGGCCATTGGCCTGGGCGTGGCTATCCCCGCAGCCATTGCCTACAACTCCTTCATGGGCATGCTTAACGGAGTGCAGACCGAAATGGAGTGCTTTGCCAGCGAGTTTTTGAACCGTGCCCAGCTTGAACTGCCCTGGATGAGCAAGCGGAGCGAATAAACCATGCACATGAATTCGGGGAAAGGATTTTTAGCCGAGATCAATGTCACGCCCTTCGTGGATGTGATGCTCGTGCTGCTTATCATCTTCATGGTCACGGCACCAATGTTGACCCAGGGCGTGGAGGTCGATCTTCCGGAAACCAAGTCCGTCGAGACCTTGCCCGAGGACAGCGAGACTGTCGTGCTGCACGTGCTCAAGGATGGCACGATCAAGCTCGACAAGTACGAGGTCACCATCGACGATTTGGGAAATAATTTGAAAAGAATGGATTTTCAGAAGGATAAACTGCTCTATTTGCAGGCCGACAAGGACGTTGCCTATGGCGTGGTGGTCAAGGTCATGGCTGAAGTCCGGGCTGCTGGCGTGCAGAAGCTTGGAGTGGTGGCCGAACCAGAGGATGAGAAACCCTAGAATAAGGCGTTGTCGTGTTGTATTCGCTGCGTCATCTGAGCTGGGTTTTCTCCCTTGCCCTGCACATTCTTGTGCTTGTCGGGGGGGCTTATCTCTCCACTGGAACCCAGATGAAAATCAATTTGGACAAACGAGTGTACCAGGTCGACTTGGTCGGGCCGGCCAACAAGGGAAAGGCCGGAATTAAAGGCACGCCGAAAATGGCTTCCGCCAAGGATATGGCTCCTCGAAAAGCTGTTTCCAAAACCGCGCCCGAAGCCAGCACCGCGGAGAAAAAGCCGATTAAAAAAGCGGCTCCAGCAGCCGAGACAAAGGCTGCCCCCGCGGAAGACATGAAAAAAGCAATCCCTCGGGAAACGGTCAACGCGACCGTTGAAGAGCCACATAAGGAAGAATCGAAGAAGGAAGAACCAAAAAAAGAAGAACCAAAGAAAGCGGAACCCAAGAAAGAGCCCTCCAAGAAGGACGAACCGAAGAAGGAGTCCAAGAAGGACGAGCCCAAGAAGGAAGAACCCAAGAAAGAGGCGCCCAGGAAAGAAGAGCCCACAAAGGATGACATCGCCAAAAAAGACGATGTCAAGCAGGAGGGCGCCAAGGCCGATTCCAAGAAAGAGCCTTCCAAGAATGGGGCGAAAGGCAAGGCCTCGGGCAAATCCGACGCGAAGCAGAGCAAGGATGATATTCTGGCCGAAGCCTTGGGTGATGCCAGCAAGCAGGTCAAGGGCGGCAAGGGGGGCGATTCCGATGGCTCCGCCAGGGGAGCCGCTGGTGGAAGTTCCAAGGATGCCTTGGCCGATGCTCTTGCCGATTTGCGCGAGGGTTCCGGGCGCGGTTCCAGCGGTGACGGCACCAGCGGTGATGGAGAGGGCGAGGGGCAATCAATGGGAACCCTCGAAGAATGGTATGCATCGCAGGTTGTCAAGGCTATTCGGCAAAATTGGCGCTTTCCCCGCCTGTCCAGCGTGGTCCTCGCTTCCACGGTGGAGCTGCGCGTGGGGCCCGATGGAGAAATCATGGCCGCGCATCTGAAAAATGGATCCGGCCGGGCCGATTTCGATGCCTCGGTTATGCGGGCCATCGAAGATACCAGACGCCTACCCCGATTGCCCGAGGGGTTGAAGTCGTCGGATATCCAAATAACTTTTTACAATACGGAAAATTAGTAGGGGTGCGGCTTGAAAAAGATTTTTTTTCTCTGCCTGATGATCACGGCCGTGCAATCTGGTCCGGCTTGGGCCGCCAACATGATGAGTATCGATATCTTTGGCCCGGGTCAGTCCAGGGTGAATTTGTTTGTTTCCGATCCGTTGGCCAAGGATGGCGCCGGACCGGTGGGAGCTATCCCGGCAAACGCACCGGTGGCCTTGAACCAGCGCATTCATGCGAATTGC
This is a stretch of genomic DNA from Deltaproteobacteria bacterium. It encodes these proteins:
- the miaB gene encoding tRNA (N6-isopentenyl adenosine(37)-C2)-methylthiotransferase MiaB, which gives rise to MRFHILTFGCQMNVADSDWLRQVLEARGWISVREEEAQVFLVTTCSVREKPEQKVYSLLGRLKDYVDRDPSVFVGVGGCVAQQIGEDFWRRFPFVRLVFGTDGIAMVPEALDRLVEDPEQRISLLDFLGHYPEREVVETGTVSAQAFVNIMQGCDNFCAYCIVPYTRGRQKSRASDAVVAECESLVRRGARELTLLGQNVNSYGQDTHGDGTSFAGLLERVAGIPGLDRLKFTTSHPKDIAPEVVAAFEHLPNLCPQLHLPFQSGSDAVLRTMGRKYTRQRYLDIIHALRTACPRIALTTDIIVGFPGETEQDFEDTLSLMREVRFVSSFSFKYSDRPGVRAERMPSKISEEDKSRRLRVLQDLQNRITEEELAAVVGTEVTVLVEGRSKMQDGGAVSWRGRDEGGRIVNFSWSGPALTGKMVHVTIMASKKHSLLGEIRGEPW
- a CDS encoding bifunctional nuclease family protein, whose translation is MVDMVVFGLALDEDSQMPILILKDKEEDVIFPIWIGAMEAMSISMALNKVAVPRPMTHDLILSILDKLGASLECVEIVSIHEGTYYAELVARTESGQKRIDCRPSDSIALALRAEVPIRVSREVIALNQTLQKGVFQEVVKGGDSEKWTEILSKYSLDDIKYKM
- a CDS encoding histidinol phosphate phosphatase domain-containing protein; the protein is MIDLHAHTVFSDGELIPAELARRAKAVGYRAIAFTDHADISNLDFVLPRLVAAAREYSVYMDMHILAGVELTHVPPALIAQEVSRARALGADLVVVHGETLVEPVDRGTNLAAIEAGADILAHPGLITVEETSLAASRGVLLEVTSRAGHGYTNGHVVNLAREHGARVVVNNDAHAPRDLVDPELRRKIALGAGMTEKEYQFANEAAWALVSRGLSL
- a CDS encoding protein TolQ; the encoded protein is MEAVPQMGVVQSVNVTQGMDPGALAAATQLAGTPQLGFWDMVANATPVVQGVMGMLAIMSLISWSIIFFKIFQIHIARRRATHERALFQNATNLADGVQSLREQGSSALYPIAKRGLVEFRRLEQSVIHPNLKFRVAGDNLRRVLEQGVSESLSDMSKSLPFLATCASSAPFIGLFGTVWGIMNSFHSIGQMKTAALAAVAPGISEALVATAIGLGVAIPAAIAYNSFMGMLNGVQTEMECFASEFLNRAQLELPWMSKRSE
- a CDS encoding biopolymer transporter ExbD — encoded protein: MHMNSGKGFLAEINVTPFVDVMLVLLIIFMVTAPMLTQGVEVDLPETKSVETLPEDSETVVLHVLKDGTIKLDKYEVTIDDLGNNLKRMDFQKDKLLYLQADKDVAYGVVVKVMAEVRAAGVQKLGVVAEPEDEKP
- the tolA gene encoding cell envelope integrity protein TolA, with amino-acid sequence MLYSLRHLSWVFSLALHILVLVGGAYLSTGTQMKINLDKRVYQVDLVGPANKGKAGIKGTPKMASAKDMAPRKAVSKTAPEASTAEKKPIKKAAPAAETKAAPAEDMKKAIPRETVNATVEEPHKEESKKEEPKKEEPKKAEPKKEPSKKDEPKKESKKDEPKKEEPKKEAPRKEEPTKDDIAKKDDVKQEGAKADSKKEPSKNGAKGKASGKSDAKQSKDDILAEALGDASKQVKGGKGGDSDGSARGAAGGSSKDALADALADLREGSGRGSSGDGTSGDGEGEGQSMGTLEEWYASQVVKAIRQNWRFPRLSSVVLASTVELRVGPDGEIMAAHLKNGSGRADFDASVMRAIEDTRRLPRLPEGLKSSDIQITFYNTEN